A portion of the Edaphobacter lichenicola genome contains these proteins:
- a CDS encoding EF-hand domain-containing protein, with translation MKPVPPPVCTPIATPPYPAPEGSTWTWNPTTCTWVLNNPPPPPPPPSSCPNPTTEIPSGPYWVWNTTDCEWEQSGGGSGSPIIIDTNGSGFQLTSAANGVLFDFFGDGQPVQIAWTAATSTNGWLALDRNGNGKIDNARELFGNLTAQPISPPVAPNGFIALGVYDTPSYGGNNDGRIDRQDAIWPQLLVWIDSNHDGISQPTELHHLDDLGIHSIDLKYYLSKKIDQFGNVFRYKGDLNPDHPDTVGRTIYDVFLVIAP, from the coding sequence GTGAAACCGGTCCCGCCGCCGGTTTGCACGCCAATTGCGACCCCCCCGTACCCCGCTCCTGAAGGCAGCACCTGGACGTGGAATCCAACGACCTGCACATGGGTCCTCAATAATCCCCCGCCCCCACCCCCACCGCCCTCATCATGCCCAAATCCGACAACTGAAATACCTTCGGGGCCCTACTGGGTCTGGAACACTACCGATTGCGAATGGGAGCAGTCCGGCGGTGGGAGCGGATCCCCCATCATCATCGATACCAACGGCTCCGGATTCCAACTTACCTCGGCGGCGAACGGAGTCCTCTTCGACTTCTTCGGCGATGGCCAGCCTGTCCAGATCGCTTGGACCGCAGCAACTTCAACCAACGGATGGCTCGCCCTCGATCGAAACGGCAACGGAAAAATCGACAACGCCCGCGAGCTTTTTGGTAATCTCACTGCCCAGCCCATCTCCCCACCGGTAGCGCCAAACGGATTCATTGCCTTAGGCGTCTACGACACGCCATCGTATGGCGGAAATAACGACGGCCGAATCGACAGACAAGATGCCATTTGGCCCCAGCTCCTCGTCTGGATTGACTCCAATCACGACGGCATATCTCAGCCGACCGAGCTTCATCACCTCGATGACCTCGGGATCCACTCCATCGACCTGAAATACTACTTGTCGAAGAAGATCGATCAATTCGGAAACGTATTTCGCTACAAGGGAGACCTAAATCCAGATCACCCGGATACCGTGGGTCGTACAATCTACGATGTCTTCCTTGTTATCGCCCCTTGA
- a CDS encoding SOS response-associated peptidase, with protein MCGRYYRRSDKQAIADRFRVGKLPPGFELPPDYNIAPSTFQPVIRTDRETGERELTMMRWGLVSAKIANPDSFKIFSTTNARSESILQKSIWRGPFTHTRCLVPLDGFYEWLQRPSLPQPPPIEPGEHGLFGNIEPVPKKAVKPKAGSRPVFRFEMPDGAPYALAGLFSEWRPRKGSAHPPLDTFSIVTTEANELTDPIHNRMPVILHPRDYDRWLNDYDESRQPIDLLRPYESDGMTMTPANRLVGNVRNNGPDMLNSA; from the coding sequence ATGTGTGGTCGCTACTATCGTCGATCCGACAAGCAAGCGATCGCTGACCGCTTCCGCGTCGGAAAACTCCCGCCTGGCTTCGAGCTGCCGCCTGATTACAACATCGCGCCATCCACTTTCCAACCGGTGATACGAACCGATCGCGAAACCGGCGAAAGGGAATTGACCATGATGCGGTGGGGGCTCGTTTCGGCGAAGATCGCGAATCCCGACAGCTTCAAGATCTTCTCCACCACCAATGCACGATCCGAATCAATTCTCCAGAAGTCAATCTGGCGTGGACCTTTCACTCATACTCGCTGTCTGGTTCCATTAGATGGATTCTATGAGTGGCTCCAACGTCCATCACTACCTCAGCCGCCACCAATTGAGCCAGGTGAACACGGTCTCTTCGGAAACATCGAACCTGTACCGAAGAAGGCAGTAAAGCCCAAAGCGGGATCTAGACCAGTGTTCAGATTCGAAATGCCAGACGGTGCGCCCTACGCTCTCGCTGGCTTGTTTTCAGAATGGCGACCACGGAAGGGAAGCGCGCACCCTCCACTCGACACCTTCTCGATCGTGACCACCGAGGCCAACGAGCTTACGGATCCGATTCATAATCGAATGCCAGTCATCCTGCATCCGCGTGATTACGATCGCTGGCTGAATGACTACGACGAATCCCGGCAGCCAATTGATCTTCTGCGACCTTATGAGTCAGATGGCATGACGATGACGCCGGCAAACAGGTTGGTGGGGAACGTGCGAAACAACGGTCCAGACATGCTGAACAGCGCATGA